The proteins below come from a single Gordonia pseudamarae genomic window:
- the glgB gene encoding 1,4-alpha-glucan branching protein GlgB: protein MTGVPDARAPQHDLNQLGSLTHSDPHAFLGAHETADGYTILRTLRPTALSVAAVIGGVDYPMTADPSPAARDLFSVAVPISGLADYRYRITYPDGAGGADEFVVADGYRFLPSIGDVDVHLFAEGRHETLWEVLGARVVSYVTADGEVTGTAFAVWAPNAKGVAVVGDFDDWGGRAHPMRMIGSSGVWEVFVPDVRGGTRYKFRVHGADGIIRDKADPMARQTNPPPATSSIVNETTYVWTDGDWLSRRAEANPVEQPMSIYEVHLGSWRLGLGYRELADQLGAYVVEKGFTHVEFLPVAEHPFGGSWGYQVTSYYAPTSRFGSPDDLRYLIDHLHSLGIAVIVDWVPAHFPKDDWALARFDGTALYEHADPLRGEQLDWGTYVFDFGRHEVRNFLVANALFWFSEFHIDGLRVDAVASMLYLDYSRPSGQWRPNIHGGRENLEAVQFLQETNATVHKHFPGVVTIAEESTAWPGVTRMTDADGLGFTLKWNMGWMHDTLGYLTREQVHRSFHHQDLTFSLMYAWSESFVLPISHDEVVHGKGTLWTRMPGDAFIKACGVRIFLAYMWSHPGKQLLFMGQEFGQSGEWADNRSLDWDQMQGWEGELHSGISALVGDLNSIYRACPALYSQDSTPDGFSWIEADDAANNVITFLRFGSDGSAMACLFNFSGSDRGDYRVGLPAGGTWTEILNTDSVAYSGRGIGNMGSVVADGPSWNGQPVSAAVTIPANSAIWLMRESRGERSDGKSRGERSDGKSRGERSDGKSRGERSDGKSHGEGIDA, encoded by the coding sequence ATGACCGGCGTACCCGATGCCCGCGCACCGCAGCACGATCTGAATCAGCTCGGCAGCCTCACCCATTCCGACCCGCATGCCTTCCTCGGCGCGCACGAGACCGCCGACGGGTATACCATCCTGCGCACGCTGCGGCCCACCGCGCTGTCGGTGGCGGCGGTGATCGGCGGCGTCGACTATCCGATGACCGCCGACCCTTCTCCCGCCGCCCGGGACCTGTTCTCGGTGGCCGTACCGATCTCCGGTCTCGCCGACTATCGCTACCGGATCACCTACCCCGACGGCGCCGGCGGCGCCGACGAATTCGTGGTGGCCGACGGCTACCGTTTCCTGCCCAGCATCGGGGACGTGGACGTGCACCTGTTCGCCGAGGGCCGGCACGAAACCCTGTGGGAGGTGTTGGGGGCGCGGGTGGTCTCGTACGTCACCGCCGACGGCGAGGTCACCGGTACCGCGTTCGCGGTGTGGGCACCCAATGCCAAGGGAGTTGCGGTCGTCGGTGATTTCGACGACTGGGGCGGCCGCGCCCACCCGATGCGGATGATCGGTTCCAGCGGCGTGTGGGAGGTGTTCGTCCCCGATGTGCGCGGCGGCACGCGCTACAAGTTCCGGGTGCACGGCGCCGACGGCATCATCCGCGACAAGGCCGATCCGATGGCACGTCAGACCAATCCGCCCCCGGCCACGTCCTCGATCGTCAACGAGACCACGTATGTGTGGACCGACGGCGACTGGCTCTCCCGCCGCGCCGAGGCGAATCCCGTCGAGCAGCCGATGAGCATCTACGAGGTGCATCTGGGTTCGTGGCGCCTGGGTCTGGGCTACCGTGAGCTCGCCGATCAACTCGGCGCGTACGTCGTGGAGAAAGGATTCACCCACGTCGAGTTCCTGCCGGTGGCCGAGCATCCGTTCGGCGGGTCGTGGGGCTATCAGGTCACCTCGTACTACGCCCCCACCTCACGTTTCGGAAGTCCCGACGATCTGCGGTATCTGATCGACCATCTCCACTCGCTCGGGATCGCGGTGATCGTGGACTGGGTTCCGGCGCATTTCCCCAAGGACGACTGGGCGCTGGCACGGTTCGACGGCACCGCGCTGTACGAGCATGCCGATCCGCTACGGGGCGAGCAACTCGACTGGGGCACCTACGTCTTCGACTTCGGCAGGCACGAGGTGCGCAACTTCCTGGTGGCCAACGCGTTGTTCTGGTTCAGCGAGTTCCACATCGACGGCCTGCGCGTGGACGCGGTCGCCTCGATGCTGTACCTGGACTATTCGCGGCCGTCGGGGCAGTGGCGGCCCAACATCCACGGCGGCCGCGAGAACCTGGAGGCCGTCCAGTTTCTGCAGGAAACCAATGCGACAGTGCACAAACACTTCCCGGGTGTGGTGACCATCGCCGAGGAGTCCACCGCATGGCCGGGGGTGACCCGGATGACCGATGCCGACGGACTCGGCTTCACCCTCAAATGGAACATGGGGTGGATGCACGACACACTCGGCTATCTCACCCGCGAGCAGGTGCATCGCAGCTTTCACCACCAGGATCTGACGTTCTCGCTGATGTATGCCTGGAGCGAGAGCTTCGTACTGCCCATCTCGCACGACGAGGTGGTGCACGGCAAGGGCACGCTGTGGACCCGGATGCCCGGCGACGCCTTCATCAAGGCGTGCGGGGTGCGGATCTTCCTGGCGTACATGTGGTCTCATCCGGGCAAACAGCTGCTGTTCATGGGCCAGGAGTTCGGCCAGTCCGGCGAGTGGGCCGACAACCGGAGCCTGGACTGGGACCAGATGCAGGGTTGGGAAGGCGAGCTGCATTCGGGCATCTCGGCCCTGGTCGGTGACCTGAACAGCATCTACCGGGCCTGCCCCGCCCTGTACAGCCAGGACTCGACACCCGACGGTTTCTCCTGGATCGAGGCCGACGACGCCGCCAACAACGTGATCACCTTCCTGCGATTCGGGTCGGACGGGTCGGCGATGGCGTGCCTGTTCAACTTCTCGGGCAGCGACCGCGGTGACTACCGCGTCGGATTGCCCGCCGGCGGAACGTGGACGGAGATCTTGAACACCGATTCGGTGGCGTACAGCGGTCGCGGCATCGGCAACATGGGCAGCGTCGTGGCCGACGGTCCGTCGTGGAACGGTCAGCCGGTGTCGGCGGCGGTGACCATCCCGGCCAACTCGGCGATCTGGCTGATGCGGGAATCTCGGGGCGAGCGAAGCGACGGGAAATCTCGGGGCGAGCGAAGCGACGGGAAATCTCGGGGCGAGCGAAGCGACGGGAAATCTCGGGGCGAGCGAAGCGACGGGAAATCACACGGCGAAGGGATAGACGCGTAG
- a CDS encoding maltotransferase domain-containing protein, whose protein sequence is MIGRMGIDDISPMVSAGLYPAKAVVGELVPISAAAWREGHDAIGVTLHVLGPARGRRRDIPMRPSVEPDVFNGAFVPDTPGFWSFRIDAWSDPYATWRSAVIKKLDAGQGAADLANDIEIGVGVLTRALELVPADSRETVNAAIDALRSPRRRVENRVGPGTGEEIAELLTRHPVRELVTRSRTYRVWVDRRRALYGSWYEFFPRSTGGWDNDGNPVHGTFLTAVNELPRIAGMGFDVVYLPPIHPVGEVNRKGPDNTLIAGPDDVGSPWAIGSADGGHDAIHPALGTVEDFAYFVSRARELDLEVALDLALQCAPDHPWATAHPEWFTTLPDGTIAYAENPPKKYQDIYPLNFDNDRNGIYKAVLDVVLHWIKLDVKIFRVDNPHTKPPNFWEWLIVEVKKRHPEVLFLAEAFTRPARLYGLARLGFTQSYTYFTWKTHKWELEQFGRELADHADEARPNLFVNTPDILHESLQHGGPGMFALRAALAATLAPTWGMYSGYELYEHVAVKAGSEEYLHSEKYELRPRDYKAAASNGMSLEPWITSLNLIRRRHPALQQLRNITFHHLDNPALIAYSKVDPVNGDRVVVVINLNPYGTESSTLWLDMPALGLDWQDRFAGRDEVSGEEFHWGQANFIQLEPWKAVAHIVSLPPLAPAAAEALSYRVR, encoded by the coding sequence GTGATCGGCCGGATGGGCATCGACGACATCTCACCGATGGTTTCCGCTGGTTTATACCCAGCGAAAGCCGTTGTAGGCGAACTTGTTCCGATCAGTGCCGCAGCCTGGCGCGAGGGGCACGACGCTATCGGCGTCACCCTGCACGTCCTAGGCCCCGCCCGCGGCCGGCGTCGCGACATCCCGATGCGCCCCTCGGTCGAACCCGATGTCTTCAACGGCGCGTTCGTCCCCGACACCCCGGGATTCTGGAGCTTCCGCATCGACGCCTGGAGCGATCCGTACGCCACGTGGCGTTCGGCCGTGATCAAGAAGCTCGACGCGGGCCAGGGCGCGGCCGACCTCGCCAACGACATCGAGATCGGTGTGGGGGTGCTGACTCGCGCGCTCGAGCTGGTGCCCGCCGATTCCCGCGAGACGGTGAACGCGGCGATCGACGCCCTGCGCTCACCGCGCCGGCGCGTCGAGAACCGGGTGGGCCCGGGCACCGGCGAGGAGATCGCCGAACTGCTCACCCGGCACCCGGTGCGGGAACTGGTCACCAGATCCCGCACGTACCGGGTGTGGGTGGACCGCCGCCGTGCCCTGTACGGCTCCTGGTACGAGTTCTTTCCGCGATCGACGGGTGGCTGGGACAACGACGGCAACCCCGTCCACGGCACATTCCTGACCGCCGTCAACGAACTGCCGAGGATCGCCGGCATGGGTTTCGACGTGGTGTACCTGCCGCCGATCCATCCGGTCGGCGAGGTCAACCGCAAGGGGCCCGACAACACTCTCATCGCCGGACCCGACGACGTGGGCTCACCGTGGGCGATCGGTTCGGCCGACGGCGGGCACGACGCCATCCATCCCGCACTCGGCACCGTCGAGGACTTCGCCTATTTCGTGAGCCGGGCCCGCGAGCTCGATCTCGAGGTGGCGCTGGATCTGGCGTTGCAGTGCGCGCCGGATCATCCCTGGGCCACAGCGCATCCCGAATGGTTCACCACGTTGCCCGACGGCACCATCGCCTACGCCGAGAATCCGCCCAAGAAGTACCAGGACATCTATCCACTCAATTTCGACAACGACCGCAACGGCATCTACAAGGCCGTACTCGACGTGGTACTGCACTGGATCAAGTTGGACGTCAAGATCTTCCGGGTCGACAATCCGCACACCAAACCACCCAACTTCTGGGAGTGGCTGATCGTCGAGGTGAAAAAGCGCCATCCCGAGGTACTGTTCCTGGCCGAGGCGTTCACGCGGCCCGCCCGGCTGTACGGCCTGGCCCGGCTCGGATTCACCCAGTCCTACACGTATTTCACGTGGAAGACCCACAAGTGGGAGCTGGAGCAGTTCGGCCGCGAACTGGCCGACCACGCCGATGAGGCGCGCCCCAATCTGTTCGTGAACACCCCGGACATCCTGCACGAGAGCCTGCAGCACGGCGGCCCCGGCATGTTCGCCTTGCGGGCGGCGCTCGCCGCCACGCTCGCCCCCACCTGGGGCATGTACAGCGGCTACGAACTGTACGAGCATGTAGCGGTCAAGGCCGGCAGCGAGGAGTATCTGCACTCCGAGAAGTACGAGCTGCGCCCGCGCGACTACAAGGCCGCCGCCTCCAACGGCATGTCACTGGAACCGTGGATCACCTCGCTCAACCTGATCCGCAGGCGGCATCCGGCGCTACAGCAGTTGCGCAACATCACCTTTCACCATCTCGACAACCCGGCACTCATCGCCTATTCGAAGGTCGACCCGGTGAACGGCGACCGGGTGGTGGTGGTGATCAACCTCAATCCGTACGGCACCGAGTCCTCCACGCTGTGGCTGGACATGCCGGCACTCGGTCTCGACTGGCAGGACCGGTTCGCCGGCCGAGATGAGGTAAGCGGAGAGGAATTCCATTGGGGTCAAGCAAATTTCATCCAACTCGAACCGTGGAAGGCCGTGGCGCACATCGTGTCCCTGCCCCCGTTGGCGCCGGCCGCCGCCGAAGCGCTCTCCTACCGGGTGCGCTGA
- a CDS encoding ATP-dependent DNA helicase codes for MAEVPDLLDSAVAALGGARRDGQLRMASAVAHSIDTGEHLAVQAGTGTGKSLAYLVPSIRHAVTSGHTVVVSTATIALQRQLIDRDLPRLATALKGPIGREPTFAILKGRSNYLCLNKIHTAQTEENGGELFDPFEISRTGREVARLHEWCSDTETGDRDDLVPGVSDRGWRQVSVSARECLGATNCSYGEDCFAELARRKAAQADLVVTNHAMLAIDALSPATILPEHDVVVVDEAHELVDRITSVSTDELSAASIALIARRCGKLIDEETTDALLGAGEQFGEFLDEVRTGEWTTMPSGGDAVFASLRDRLWQAHTAIGPVRGAGGISADNQDVDSAAARSAALTALENAHDAVVRLLGAFDEQDMSKRRDVVWVTAEPINRTGGTGRAERRDMSPRVLCMAPLSVGGLLRSTLFAGATVILTSATLTIGGNFDALAVNWGLPAHGGGTSGAAVDVTATGKTPPSDTSSVRWNGLDAGSPFDYPRSAILYVAKHLPRPGRDALSEPVRTEIAELIDAAGGRTLGLFSSMRAAREATEFMREHSTRTILCQGDDSTSTLVKRFTDDPETCLFGTLSLWQGVDVPGPSLSLVLIDRIPFPRPDDPLMTARQRAVSARGGNGFLAVAANHAALLLAQGTGRLLRSTADRGVVAVLDSRLATAGYGGYLVASLPPFWRTTDPAVTRAALRRLAGPPRPDGPGRAV; via the coding sequence ATTGCCGAGGTTCCCGACCTTCTCGACAGCGCGGTCGCCGCTCTCGGCGGGGCCCGGCGCGACGGTCAGCTGCGGATGGCCTCGGCGGTGGCCCACTCCATCGACACCGGCGAACACCTCGCGGTGCAGGCGGGCACCGGCACCGGAAAGTCGCTGGCCTACCTGGTCCCGTCCATCCGGCATGCCGTCACATCCGGTCACACCGTGGTCGTCTCCACGGCCACCATCGCCTTGCAGCGTCAGCTGATCGATCGTGATCTGCCGCGACTGGCGACCGCCCTCAAGGGCCCGATCGGCCGCGAACCAACCTTCGCCATTCTCAAAGGCCGATCGAACTACCTGTGTCTGAACAAGATTCACACCGCGCAGACCGAGGAGAACGGAGGCGAGCTGTTCGACCCGTTCGAGATCTCCCGCACCGGCCGGGAGGTGGCGCGGTTGCACGAGTGGTGCTCGGACACCGAGACCGGCGATCGCGACGATCTGGTCCCGGGCGTCTCCGATCGCGGGTGGCGGCAGGTCAGCGTATCGGCGCGAGAGTGCCTGGGCGCGACGAACTGTTCCTACGGCGAGGACTGCTTCGCCGAACTGGCCCGTCGCAAAGCCGCGCAGGCCGATCTGGTGGTCACCAATCACGCGATGCTCGCCATCGACGCCCTCAGCCCGGCGACGATCCTGCCCGAGCACGATGTGGTGGTCGTCGACGAGGCACACGAGTTGGTCGACCGCATCACCTCGGTCTCCACCGACGAACTGTCGGCGGCATCAATCGCCCTGATCGCCCGGCGCTGCGGCAAACTCATCGATGAGGAGACCACGGACGCGCTGCTGGGCGCCGGTGAGCAATTCGGCGAGTTCCTCGACGAGGTGCGCACCGGCGAGTGGACAACGATGCCCTCCGGCGGCGACGCGGTGTTCGCGTCGTTGCGCGACAGACTGTGGCAGGCCCACACGGCGATCGGGCCGGTGCGGGGCGCCGGAGGGATATCCGCCGACAACCAGGACGTCGACAGCGCGGCCGCCCGCTCGGCCGCGCTGACCGCGCTGGAGAACGCGCACGACGCCGTGGTCCGGTTGCTCGGCGCGTTCGACGAACAGGACATGTCCAAGCGCCGGGACGTGGTGTGGGTGACCGCCGAACCGATCAACCGCACCGGTGGGACCGGGCGAGCGGAGCGACGGGATATGTCACCTCGCGTGCTGTGCATGGCCCCGCTCAGCGTGGGCGGGTTGTTGCGCAGCACCCTGTTCGCCGGTGCCACCGTGATCCTCACCTCGGCCACTCTCACCATCGGCGGCAACTTCGACGCCCTCGCGGTCAACTGGGGGCTGCCCGCGCACGGCGGCGGTACGTCGGGGGCAGCGGTCGACGTCACCGCGACCGGCAAGACGCCGCCTTCGGACACGTCGTCGGTGCGGTGGAACGGTCTCGACGCCGGTTCGCCGTTCGACTATCCGCGTTCGGCGATCCTGTACGTCGCCAAACATCTGCCGCGGCCGGGCCGCGATGCGCTCTCCGAACCGGTGCGCACCGAGATCGCCGAGTTGATCGACGCCGCCGGTGGCCGGACCCTGGGCCTGTTCTCCTCGATGCGGGCCGCCCGCGAGGCCACCGAGTTCATGCGCGAGCACAGCACGCGCACCATCCTGTGCCAGGGCGACGACTCCACCTCGACCTTGGTCAAGCGCTTCACCGACGACCCGGAGACCTGCCTGTTCGGCACGTTGTCGCTGTGGCAGGGCGTCGATGTGCCCGGCCCGTCGCTGAGTCTGGTCCTGATCGACCGGATCCCGTTCCCGCGGCCGGACGATCCGCTGATGACGGCCCGTCAGCGGGCGGTCAGCGCGCGCGGCGGCAACGGCTTCCTGGCGGTGGCGGCCAATCACGCGGCGCTGCTCCTGGCCCAGGGCACCGGCCGGCTGCTGCGCTCGACCGCCGACCGCGGGGTGGTGGCGGTGCTCGATTCACGGCTGGCGACCGCCGGCTACGGCGGATATCTGGTGGCCTCGCTGCCCCCGTTCTGGCGGACCACCGATCCTGCCGTCACCCGGGCGGCGCTGCGCCGACTGGCCGGCCCGCCCCGACCGGATGGGCCGGGACGTGCCGTGTGA
- a CDS encoding isochorismatase family protein codes for MSRKDRALIVVDVQNDFCEGGALGVNGGADVAEAITGLLPEYATVVATRDYHIDPGDHFSDNPDFVDSWPPHCRVGTDGVGFHPAFDTGPVAEVFAKGHYSAAYSGFEGAAEDGTSLADWLAARDITAVDVVGIATDHCVRATALDAVAAGLSTRVLLNFTAGVAAPTCRDALARMRDAGVVLDGDLLYDGSSAFSG; via the coding sequence ATGTCCCGCAAGGATCGCGCCCTGATCGTCGTCGACGTGCAGAACGACTTCTGTGAGGGCGGCGCGCTGGGCGTCAACGGCGGCGCCGACGTCGCCGAGGCCATCACCGGCCTGCTGCCCGAGTACGCCACCGTCGTGGCCACCCGCGACTACCACATCGACCCGGGTGATCACTTCTCCGACAATCCCGACTTCGTCGACAGCTGGCCCCCGCACTGCCGCGTCGGCACCGACGGGGTGGGATTTCATCCCGCGTTCGACACCGGCCCGGTGGCCGAGGTGTTCGCCAAGGGGCACTACAGCGCCGCCTACTCGGGCTTCGAGGGTGCCGCCGAGGACGGCACGTCCCTGGCCGACTGGCTCGCCGCACGCGACATCACCGCCGTCGACGTCGTCGGCATCGCCACCGATCACTGTGTGCGCGCCACGGCGCTCGACGCGGTGGCCGCGGGACTGTCCACCCGCGTGCTGTTGAACTTCACCGCGGGCGTGGCCGCCCCCACCTGCCGGGACGCGCTCGCGCGGATGCGCGATGCCGGTGTCGTTCTCGACGGCGACCTGCTCTACGACGGCTCGTCGGCGTTCTCCGGGTGA
- a CDS encoding nicotinate phosphoribosyltransferase yields the protein MNPDNTALLTDHYELTMVSAALRGPLASRSCVFEVFARRLPDGRRYGVVAGTGRLIEELTRFRFGDDEIAQVSRFLDEDTVAWLRGYRFGGDIDGYREGELYFPGSPILTVRGTFAEAVILETLVLSILNHDSAIASAAARMVSAAARRPIIEMGSRRTHERAAVASARAAYLAGVAATSNLEAARTFGVPSAGTAAHAFTLGFAGADGPDEKAAFAAQVAALGTDTTLLVDTYDITQGVRNAVEVAGPGLGAVRIDSGDLGVLARQVRDQLDSLGAPDVKIVVSGDLDEYAIASLRAEPVDTYGVGTSLVTGSGAPTAGMVYKLVEVDGIPVAKRASHKASVGGAKSAVRLARASGTVVEEVVYHAGAPVPDGDGHSVRPLQIPLVRGGAPVDDLPPLTDSRAHLADGLVSLPWEGLGLSHGDPAIPTRYEL from the coding sequence GTGAATCCCGACAACACAGCCCTGCTGACCGATCACTATGAACTGACCATGGTGTCGGCCGCTCTGCGCGGGCCCCTGGCGTCGCGTTCCTGTGTGTTCGAGGTGTTCGCCCGTCGTCTTCCCGACGGCCGCCGCTACGGGGTCGTGGCCGGCACCGGGCGTCTGATCGAGGAACTGACCCGTTTCCGGTTCGGCGACGACGAGATCGCGCAGGTGTCACGGTTCCTCGACGAGGACACCGTCGCCTGGTTGCGGGGGTACCGGTTCGGCGGTGACATCGACGGCTACCGCGAGGGCGAGCTGTACTTTCCGGGCTCCCCCATCCTGACCGTCCGTGGCACCTTCGCCGAGGCGGTCATCCTCGAAACCCTGGTCCTGTCGATCCTCAACCACGATTCGGCGATCGCCTCGGCCGCCGCTCGCATGGTGAGCGCCGCGGCCAGGCGGCCGATCATCGAGATGGGCAGCAGGCGCACCCATGAGCGGGCCGCCGTCGCCTCCGCCCGCGCCGCCTATCTGGCGGGGGTCGCGGCGACCTCGAACCTGGAGGCCGCCCGCACCTTCGGCGTGCCGAGCGCCGGCACCGCCGCGCACGCGTTCACCCTCGGCTTCGCCGGGGCCGACGGCCCCGACGAAAAGGCCGCGTTCGCCGCGCAGGTGGCGGCGCTGGGCACCGACACGACCCTGCTCGTCGACACCTACGACATCACCCAGGGTGTACGCAACGCCGTCGAGGTGGCCGGTCCCGGGCTCGGCGCGGTGCGCATCGATTCGGGCGATCTGGGCGTGCTGGCCCGCCAGGTACGCGACCAGCTCGATTCGCTCGGGGCCCCCGACGTGAAGATCGTGGTGTCCGGCGACCTCGACGAATACGCCATCGCCTCGCTGCGGGCCGAGCCGGTCGACACTTACGGGGTGGGCACCTCGCTGGTCACCGGCAGCGGCGCCCCGACCGCCGGGATGGTCTACAAACTGGTGGAGGTCGACGGCATCCCGGTGGCCAAGCGGGCCAGTCACAAGGCATCGGTGGGTGGCGCCAAGTCGGCGGTCCGGCTCGCCCGCGCCAGCGGCACCGTGGTCGAGGAGGTGGTGTACCACGCCGGTGCCCCGGTACCCGACGGCGACGGGCATTCGGTACGGCCGCTGCAGATTCCACTGGTGCGCGGCGGTGCTCCGGTCGACGACCTGCCGCCCCTCACCGACAGCCGGGCCCACCTGGCCGACGGGCTGGTGAGTCTGCCCTGGGAGGGGCTGGGTCTCTCGCACGGCGATCCCGCGATCCCGACCCGCTACGAGCTCTAG
- the clpS gene encoding ATP-dependent Clp protease adapter ClpS has protein sequence MHADRWCAHEATPGSAAVADPEVADPQLGVDRPWVTIVWDDPVNLMRYVTFVFQKVFGYSEARANELMLQVHNEGKAVVSAGDRDKMETDVRKLHAAGLWATMQRDT, from the coding sequence ATGCATGCGGACAGATGGTGTGCGCACGAGGCTACCCCCGGTTCGGCGGCCGTAGCCGATCCCGAGGTCGCCGATCCACAACTGGGAGTGGATCGTCCCTGGGTGACGATCGTGTGGGATGACCCGGTCAACCTGATGCGGTACGTGACGTTCGTGTTCCAGAAGGTCTTCGGGTACTCCGAGGCCCGCGCCAACGAGTTGATGCTGCAGGTGCACAACGAGGGCAAGGCCGTGGTGTCGGCGGGCGACCGCGACAAGATGGAGACCGACGTGCGTAAGCTGCACGCGGCCGGCCTGTGGGCCACCATGCAGCGCGACACCTGA
- the aosR gene encoding oxidative stress transcriptional regulator AosR, with amino-acid sequence MRTWKREGRGRSRQIRAVFEPHEAELLHSMVTSLVELLGERESSAPPADELAALTGIRTGHRDAPGDVTLGRLLPDFHRPDQERELAADVVNGDLNAGLRSVNEPIIIDAKLAAAKVVLDSVPAGGGPVVLTDEAAEQWLTALNDVRLALGAMLGITEDTPAELPPDHPHAAHLDVYHWLTYMQDSLVAVVMSS; translated from the coding sequence GTGCGCACCTGGAAACGTGAAGGTCGAGGGCGGTCCCGGCAGATCCGTGCGGTGTTCGAACCGCATGAGGCCGAATTGCTGCACTCGATGGTCACCTCGCTCGTGGAACTGCTCGGCGAACGGGAGTCGAGTGCACCGCCCGCCGACGAACTGGCCGCCCTGACCGGCATCCGTACCGGACACCGGGACGCGCCCGGGGATGTGACCCTGGGCCGGTTGCTTCCGGACTTCCACCGCCCCGACCAGGAGCGGGAGCTGGCCGCTGACGTGGTCAACGGAGATCTCAACGCCGGCCTGCGCAGCGTGAACGAACCGATCATCATCGACGCGAAGCTGGCCGCGGCGAAGGTGGTGCTCGACTCGGTGCCCGCCGGCGGGGGTCCGGTCGTCCTCACCGACGAGGCTGCCGAACAGTGGCTCACCGCCCTCAATGATGTGCGCCTGGCGCTCGGGGCGATGCTCGGGATCACCGAGGACACCCCCGCCGAGTTGCCGCCGGACCATCCGCATGCCGCGCACCTCGACGTCTATCACTGGTTGACGTACATGCAGGACAGCCTGGTCGCGGTAGTGATGTCGTCCTGA
- a CDS encoding Mov34/MPN/PAD-1 family protein, which translates to MVTISRALLDRMVAHARADHPDEACGVIAGPEGSDRPERFIPMLNAERSPTFYRFDSAEQLTVWREMDRADEEPVVIYHSHTATEAYPSRTDISYAGEPAAHYVLISTRDPQVAEIRSYRIVDGVVTEELVQIIEEPVQMDDARPSQPT; encoded by the coding sequence ATGGTGACTATCAGCCGCGCGCTGCTCGACCGGATGGTCGCCCACGCGCGCGCCGACCACCCGGACGAGGCGTGCGGCGTGATCGCGGGCCCCGAGGGTTCGGACCGTCCGGAACGGTTCATCCCGATGCTCAACGCCGAACGGTCGCCCACGTTCTACCGGTTCGACTCGGCCGAACAGCTCACGGTGTGGCGGGAGATGGACCGTGCCGACGAGGAGCCGGTGGTCATCTATCACTCGCACACCGCCACCGAGGCCTATCCGAGCCGCACCGACATCTCGTACGCCGGTGAACCGGCGGCGCACTACGTGCTGATCTCCACCCGTGATCCGCAGGTGGCGGAGATCCGGAGCTACCGCATCGTCGACGGGGTGGTCACCGAGGAACTCGTCCAGATCATCGAGGAACCGGTTCAGATGGACGACGCCCGGCCGTCACAGCCGACCTGA
- a CDS encoding MoaD/ThiS family protein, with amino-acid sequence MAVTVSIPTILRPHTGGEKRVEATGATLTELIDTLESAHPGIKERLVAPDDAGTDKLHRFVNVYVNDEDVRFTGGLATAVADGDEVTILPAVAGG; translated from the coding sequence ATGGCCGTGACCGTATCCATCCCCACGATCCTGCGACCGCATACCGGAGGTGAGAAGCGCGTCGAGGCGACCGGCGCCACCCTCACCGAACTGATCGACACCCTCGAGTCCGCGCACCCCGGTATCAAGGAACGTCTCGTCGCCCCCGACGATGCCGGCACCGACAAGCTGCACCGTTTCGTCAACGTGTACGTCAACGATGAGGACGTGCGGTTCACCGGGGGCCTGGCCACCGCAGTCGCCGACGGCGACGAGGTGACCATCTTGCCGGCCGTCGCGGGCGGCTGA